Proteins from a single region of Ananas comosus cultivar F153 linkage group 3, ASM154086v1, whole genome shotgun sequence:
- the LOC109707777 gene encoding protein NRT1/ PTR FAMILY 5.2-like, protein MAEVDRGFGHEEEATKDGSVDLKGRPFIRSKGGRWTACSFIVGYEVFERMAYYGIATNLVLYLTDKLHEGTVSSSNNVTNWVGTVWMTPILGAYIADAYLGRYWTFVIGSAIYLSGMSMLTLTVSLHSLRPPECCNTHATPLQVGIFYLSLYIIAVGTGGTKPNISTMGADQFDDFDPKERKQKLSFFNWWMFSIFFGTLFANTLIIYVQDDVGWGIGYGIPTAGLLISILVFLVGTPFYRHKIPTGSPFTVIARVLVAAIRKWRAILPNDSKELYELSLEEYVTNGKFRIDHTSSLRFLDKAAMKSGPDTPWMLCPVTQVEETKRMMKMLPVLLVSIIPSVMAAQVNTLFVKQGKTLNRSMGPHFKIPPASLAAFVTIFMLISLVLYDRFLVPFVRKYTKNPRGITLLQRMGIGLAIHVLIMIVASLTERYRLKFVRDHGLVDEKTIPLSIFILLPQFALMGIADTFVEVAKIEFFYDQAPEGMKSLGTSYFTTTLGLGNFLSSILLKAVSQITMRGGREGWIQDNLNASQLDYYYGFFALLSVLNLTLFMVVSTLYSYNSERMEAGDEIVEDGAARQREDEKEANIDR, encoded by the exons ATGGCTGAGGTAGATAGAGGCTTCGGACACGAGGAGGAAGCCACAAAGGATGGTTCCGTGGATCTTAAAGGTCGCCCCTTCATTCGATCTAAAGGAGGTCGATGGACCGCATGTTCTTTCATTGTAG GCTACGAAGTTTTTGAGAGGATGGCCTACTATGGAATAGCTACAAACTTGGTTCTGTATCTCACCGACAAGCTACATGAAGGAACAGTCTCCTCATCAAACAATGTCACCAATTGGGTCGGAACGGTTTGGATGACTCCAATCCTAGGCGCGTACATAGCCGACGCATATCTCGGTCGATATTGGACTTTCGTGATTGGCTCAGCTATTTATCTTTCG GGTATGAGCATGCTAACCCTAACTGTCTCTCTCCACTCACTGAGGCCACCTGAATGCTGCAACACCCATGCAACACCACTCCAAGTGGGCATATTCTACTTATCACTGTACATAATAGCGGTCGGGACGGGCGGGACGAAGCCCAACATCTCCACCATGGGTGCAGACCAGTTCGACGACTTCGACCCCAAGGAGAGGAAGCAGAAACTGTCCTTCTTCAACTGGTGGATGTTCAGCATCTTTTTCGGCACACTGTTTGCCAACACGTTGATCATTTACGTTCAGGACGACGTTGGTTGGGGAATTGGATACGGCATTCCGACTGCCGGGCTTCTCATATCCATCTTGGTTTTCTTAGTTGGGACACCTTTCTACAGGCACAAGATACCAACAGGGAGCCCATTTACAGTGATTGCAAGAGTACTTGTTGCTGCTATTAGGAAGTGGAGAGCCATACTTCCTAATGATTCTAAGGAGCTTTACGAGCTGAGTTTGGAGGAGTATGTCACGAATGGCAAGTTCAGAATAGACCATACCTCTTCATTAAG ATTTCTCGACAAAGCTGCCATGAAGAGCGGTCCAGATACTCCGTGGATGCTTTGCCCGGTGACCCAAGTGGAAGAAACAAAACGAATGATGAAAATGCTACCGGTCTTATTGGTGAGCATCATCCCGAGTGTTATGGCCGCGCAAGTCAATACTCTCTTTGTCAAGCAAGGCAAGACCCTAAACCGGAGCATGGGTCCGCATTTCAAGATCCCTCCTGCTAGCCTTGCCGCGTTCGTGACCATCTTCATGCTGATCAGCCTTGTCCTCTATGATCGGTTCCTCGTTCCCTTCGTGAGGAAGTACACGAAAAACCCCAGGGGAATCACGTTGCTGCAAAGAATGGGGATCGGGCTCGCAATTCACGTGCTTATCATGATCGTCGCATCGTTAACCGAAAGGTATAGGCTCAAGTTTGTGAGAGATCATGGTCTAGTCGATGAGAAGACCATTCCTCTTTCGATCTTCATTCTCCTACCGCAATTCGCGCTAATGGGGATCGCCGATACGTTTGTGGAGGTCGCGAAGATCGAGTTCTTCTACGACCAAGCACCAGAGGGAATGAAGAGTCTAGGGACCTCATACTTTACTACTACTTTGGGGCTGGGGAACTTCCTAAGTAGTATTCTTTTGAAGGCAGTTTCTCAGATTACAATGAGAGGTGGACGTGAGGGTTGGATTCAAGACAACTTGAATGCGTCTCAGTTGGACTACTATTATGGTTTCTTTGCACTTCTCAGTGTGCTTAACCTTACCTTGTTCATGGTTGTTTCCACGCTTTATTCTTACAACAGTGAACGAATGGAGGCCGGTGATGAGATCGTGGAGGATGGCGCGGCAAGGCAACGGGAAGATGAGAAAGAAGCAAATATTGATAGATAG